A region from the Sander vitreus isolate 19-12246 chromosome 1, sanVit1, whole genome shotgun sequence genome encodes:
- the LOC144519793 gene encoding pleckstrin homology domain-containing family F member 2-like produces MANQLMFTQDNQDRIHAVENSFGPKGKPLSKPGRVLIGEGRLMKLSRRGPQPKVFFLFNDVLVYGSIILNGRWNKNQKIFPLEDIQLEDLEDSVTMRNQWLIRTPCKSFYVAAVSYEEKRAWMEHIEDWRSRLLQSGGCRPGSTFAVTWIPDHASAVCMRCADKFTMAQRRHHCRNCGFVVCGACSKKRAVIQHIHPTKWLRVCTTCHSSLDAKTQEMSRQRGNSTGKIGSDEDEVEGSSEEEEAEEQMEDHDPSRWMETLMDSLSPYVYLKPHHLRPQT; encoded by the exons ATGGCGAACCAGCTCATGTTTACTCAGGATAACCAGGACCGGATCCACGCTGTGGAGAACTCATTTGGGCCCAAGGGGAAGCCCTTGTCCAAGCCGGGTCGGGTTCTGATCGGAGAGGGTCGGCTGATGAAGCTGAGCCGCCGGGGGCCGCAGCCTAAAGTCTTCTTCCTCTTCAACGATGTGCTGGTGTACGGCAGCATCATTCTGAACGGCCGTTGGAACAAAAATCAGAAGATCTTTCCTCTAG AGGACATCCAGCTGGAGGACTTGGAGGACAGCGTGACAATGAGGAACCAATGGTTGATCCGCACACCATGCAAGTCCTTCTACGTGGCAGCCGTCTCATACGAGGAGAAGCGAGCCTGGATGGAACACATCGAGGACTGGCGGTCCAGACTGCTGCAGAGCGGTGGCTGCAGGCCCGGCTCCACCTTCGCCGTTACCTGGATCCCCGACCATGCCTCTGCAGTCTGCATGCGCTGCGCCGACAAGTTCACCATGGCCCAGCGGCGACACCACTGCCGGAATTGCGGTTTCGTGGTCTGCGGTGCGTGCTCCAAGAAGCGAGCGGTAATCCAACACATTCACCCGACTAAGTGGTTGAGGGTCTGCACCACGTGTCACTCGAGTCTTGATGCAAAAACCCAAGAGATGTCTCGTCAGAGGGGAAACAGCACAGGGAAGATCGGCTCAGATGAAGATGAAGTGGAGGGATccagtgaggaagaggaggcagaggagcaGATGGAGGACCATGACCCCAGCAGGTGGATGGAGACCCTGATGGACTCCTTGTCCCCATATGTCTACCTCAAACCACACCATTTGAGGCCCCAAACATGA